atatatgatcggatTTGCGGGTTGGTTCAGATTTCGCATTTCCAGaaccgatacccgaaccaatTACTAACAAAGGCCATCGGTTTGATTTGGATTAGACCCGATTACCCATTAatttcagaaccaatttaattagttCGGTTCAGTTTCGAATGGGAAATCGGAGTACCCACTACCGTGCTCACCCCTAGAGGCTCTAGGGGTGGAAATAGGTCAGGCGGCCTGTCAgggcctgcagcctggcctgtgtttggcctggcctAGCCTGGCCTGATAGGAAATAGGCCCAGGCTCAGGCTATTAAAAAAGCCTATATTCTTTAAAAGGCCAGGCCTAGGCTTTTGAAATAGCCTGTTGGGCCTGTCAGGCCGGCCTGAgcctgcatatatatatatatattttattatactaGTAAAAATGTTATTAGAAGGATTTGAACTTGGGTCTTTTATCTTATAATAATACCTTTATCCACTCAACTATTTGtctctttaattatatatgtgtattttgtatcaatattattcataaatttattattttatattttataattttaaaaattaaattatatcttaaatttaattattatttaaaaaaaaaacaagcctATTGACAGGTTTCAGGCCAAGCCAGATTTAACAACAGGCCAGGCTCAGTACTCATTAAAAAGCCTATACTAGGCTACAGGCCAGGCTAAGGCCAATATACTCTATTACAGGCCTGGCCTGTTAAGAGTAAAGCCTAGCCTGacctggcctgtttccacccctaccTAGAACACACTAGTCCTGTACTGTGTATACACGGAGTCTCGCCACACTCCCCAGCTGTGacaagaagaaatggaagaatggtatgtaataaataattaatgagcTTTATTTGCACCTTGTTATATATTCATGTTAATTTAATTGCTTAATAATTATTAATGTATGTGAGTTTTGAATATTATTTATGAATAATTATTGAATTGCTTACTACAGTTAGGTATTGGGGTGAGTTTTGCCGGCGGATCTTTTCGCAGAAGACATCAAGTTTGTGAAGGATGATTGGAATCACAAAGAGGTCAAACAAGGAACGTGAATAAGGGAGCAATCCAACTTTAGGCATGCATGCACGTTGTTCTATTTTAAATAGATTGTAAGGTTGGCAATTGAGTTGAGAGCTTCAAGAAACtttagttttattctattttgcttTAGAGTTTGAATTTTGTGTGTTGTTATTGTCATTGTAATAATCATTCATGATTCATTGTTTGATGAAGATAATATTTCATATACATGAGATATATATGATGGatgtttaaattaaattaaattaaattcagtcTTAAATCAATTCAAGTGACCAAATTCGCATAATTTTAAAGTGGATTCAAacctaatttttaacaaaaaaagaaaagtattaattgaattgaattaattctgaatttgatttttaaattcatataatTCAATCCAAACAACCTTCGTTATActgttattaattattaaagttgaaagtttcaatttttattttgtaagtaTCACTTGTCAACAAAATTCCTCATAAACAGAGGAGGAAGAAGATAGTGTGCATGTTCAGTGTTCTGACTTTTTATCTTTCTAATCATATTGAACAATATTTCCAATTTAAAAGTATTCCAGTCATGAGAAAGATGAGGTTtcaacagcgccaaaaacataGATGAATTTGTTACGCATCATGACTTTAGAAtgttaaaaataaacttaaaaattcaaattaaagtaatacatttatttttttaaggatCCAATTAAAAGTGttcttattaaatattatatttcaaattttgagAAACTAAATTTTAGGTTCAAATGGGATCTCAAAAAAATTTGGTACGTGAGAAACTCTAAGGCTTAAAAATAGAACTAACTTACTAACAAGAATTTAAGTCTGATAGAATCTTCCACCAACAACCCTTCACAAATACTACGAAGCATTTACATAAGAATCATAGAGAGCAAGAAAACACTTAGCATGAATGGATAATAACCAGAAGACACAGTGGCGGATTCACGGGGGacctaaggtggccatggtccccccaaatttttttaaaaaaaatagtaaatagtaataattaataatattaaatttttttatatataatattaaaaaaaatataagttacaaaattttataaattaaaataactaaaaactgCACTATGTATTggatatttgaattattgttgttcttgttaacaaatagctcattctaataattaataaaaatggttctattatactagcccaagcccatactattaattaaagtaaccctagtacatttttcaaatatttatttcaaactatcataggcatagcgtcacttttctctctcttttagtgattcccaaacttttggtcttctactcttctcattttaattttctttccataccaaaacaagacatatgaagaaaaaccattgaaaagaagtgaacaacaaaatattaaccattgaatgcacaacaaagattcaaagaggtatatttcaattttttttaagttaatgacaatgtcaagtattatttacattatttatttaaaataattaatttatttttttttataatggacagtgttcaaagattgaagtgaggacaaaactcaatagaattatttttttgtgagacttggaacaaaaaataatcaagtaaatcaataactttatttttggttattatatatttgtgtttctaaaattatttgttattgctcaataggtttaatattttttttaagaaaataatatatatgcaattatttttgttttttttgttagatagttcaagttaagttaaaaatgtcaaagatgaaaacaattcactcatttttcaagagaaaagagagaatatatgatgaacaaaattcagcttcagattctttgagtaatgttcaaaatattattgaacaacCTGTGACACAACTTGTTGAGCAAGATATTCAACCCCCTGCTTCCAAAATAGCAAGGACTGAAATAGATTAAGTTAATATTGATACATTGATGCGTGATCCCGGAAAGCGTCCGCAAATTTGGAATTATCCTATCAATTGATGAAATTCGTAGAGCATACATAAAGTTTGGACCATAAAGTTTTAGTATGTAGTtgaacattgacttttatataatataattacttttttgatatatatgctacaaatcatattttgttaattttttgttatattttatatttaattggcccCCCTCTTATAAAATTTCTGGTTCCGCCACTTGCAGAAGAGCATCAACGATCTTCCTCTGGAGTTGTTCCAAGCAATCTTATTGAGGGTGCAAGCCAAAGATCTATTCCGTCTCAAGTTTGTTTCTAAGCTATGGTTTTCTCTCATCTCCGATTCAAACTTCGTGGAATTACATCTTCACCACTCTTCCGGATTCGCCCCTTCACTCTTCTTCAACAAGAACAATGAGGAGGCTCGCTTGGTTGACCTACATGCACTATACAACGAAGACGAAGAAATTCTTCATGCTGCAATAAAAGATGTCCCTCTCCCTTTTGGGAATAATAAGAAGGAACGAGACTCCTACTATTTTGTTGTTCCTGGATCCTACAGAGGATTTGTATTCTTGCACCGTGAACCGGGTTTTATTATCATATGGAACCCAGTGACTGGATCCTGCAAAAAAGTATCTCACGGTTATAGTATTAAAAAGGATGCGATTCTGTATGGTGTTGCTTATGATGCATCAAATGATGATTACTTGATAGTAATAGCTGCTAAGAGATACCGCGTTGATTGCTTTTCATTGCGGACCAATTCATGGATCAAAATTGATGCTGTATTCCCCTTCCCCATATCTATACTCAGGCAGTGTTTGTTTTACTCTCCGGGGTTGTTCTTTAATGGAGCTATACATTGGATGATTATTCAAGATAGCTGTTACAAAGATATGCTAATCTTCGATGTGAAAGAAAGGAGTTTCTCAACGATGGCTCTGCCTGAAAAGGATCATGTGGGGACGTTGTCTGATCTGGTGATATTAGGAGAGTGTCTAGCTTTGTATCTCTTAAGCTACGATAATGGCAAGAAAACTAAGATATGGGTGATGAAGGAATATAAAGTGCAGTCATCTTGGACTCTCTATCAGATTCATAACATATGTATGATTCCTCTGGTCTTATCATCCAATGGCAGTGATTTTATTATGCAAGATACCAAAGGTGATAAGATCTACAAGTGTAATCTTGAAGGAGAGTTGCTTCaatgttttcaactcttttctGATGTGATTCACGGTGCCTTCTTTCGAAGGTGCACTGTGTATACACAGAGTCTCGCCACACTCCCCAACAACAACTGAAGACCACTTGGGCGAAGAGTATGTCATGCAAGATGCAACTATTTTTCTTGTGATTTTCATCATCTTGATAATTTTGCTTGCTAATGTGTGTTTTGATTTGAATATTGGAGATGATGAATTTGGACTTAACAATGTTTTAGGAATCTAAGTTTTAATACTTGTCTTGCTTTCTACAGTCAGGTTTTGGTGGTGTGAGTTTTTGCGGCGGATCTTTTCTCGCAAGAGGTCGAACAACCAAAGAGAATAAGGAGCAATCCAACTTATTATTAGGCAtgttattattctattttcaatAAATTGTAGGGTTAGCAAGTTGGAAGAAGCTTCAGGgcacttttagttttttttttttttttggctttaaAGTTTGATTTTCTGGTGATCTTATTGTTATTGTTTCGCACCTCCTGTTGTCTACCCAGCAAAATTGGTAATTATTATTGTACCTCAAAAGTAAGAATTTAAGTTTATGACATTGACATTAAGCGTTCATAAAAAAATTGGAGAGTgacatattatattaaataattatttaatgattAATACTAATGTGCACTATCAATTTCTtgagttattattatttgtatattccgtaatattagaaaaataaaaaataatttaaatttattttatttaatatttattaattattattaatattaataaatattaaataaaataaattttaattatttttaattaatttgttttgattACTAAATATTTTGATCGTATATTCCATGTTTCCTTCAATtcattcttataaaaaaaataaatacaagttTTTAAGTTTTTGTAAAACTTGTGGTATACTCTAACTAAAAGAACACAACTATgagagccaaaaaaaaaaaaaaagagataatctTATATTGGAATTTTTTGTAAGTACCACTCTATCTCTTTACAAAATATTTAGACGATGACACCTTAGTATCAATATAAATTGAACGCAAAAATAACTTAACTTCAGGTAACCTTGTAAGAACACTAAAattcttttttctaaaattaaataattatattcctAATAACATTCTATTAAATGATTAGAATGAGATAGGATAAGAGTTTCTACGCTTCTCTACTACTGGAACTGCAAGTGTTGAGGAGGGAAGTAACATTACGGAAACCAAAATCAAGAATATTGCAAAGAAAATTGGCTTCAtcttatgatatgatatgattatTATGAAATACTTATTTGTGAGTGAAGATAGATGAGACTACACTTCACTTTTCCTTATGCATGGCGATATTATTATCATGTATTTATAGTCTTAGAAGATTGAAGGGCATTCAAATAGATATGTCTTGCAATGTTATCTTGCATATTAGTAGCCACATGCGTCCTACTCATTTAGCTAGACTAATTAGTACACTAATCACAATTTTTGATAACCCTACATACACTCAATTGATCAATCTGTGGTGGGTT
The sequence above is drawn from the Arachis hypogaea cultivar Tifrunner chromosome 4, arahy.Tifrunner.gnm2.J5K5, whole genome shotgun sequence genome and encodes:
- the LOC112795426 gene encoding F-box protein CPR1-like, which gives rise to MALYHFRSNLCGISYSPHFSIHHPFILIHQKDQLKSINDLPLELFQAILLRVQAKDLFRLKFVSKLWFSLISDSNFVELHLHHSSGFAPSLFFNKNNEEARLVDLHALYNEDEEILHAAIKDVPLPFGNNKKERDSYYFVVPGSYRGFVFLHREPGFIIIWNPVTGSCKKVSHGYSIKKDAILYGVAYDASNDDYLIVIAAKRYRVDCFSLRTNSWIKIDAVFPFPISILRQCLFYSPGLFFNGAIHWMIIQDSCYKDMLIFDVKERSFSTMALPEKDHVGTLSDLVILGECLALYLLSYDNGKKTKIWVMKEYKVQSSWTLYQIHNICMIPLVLSSNGSDFIMQDTKGDKIYKCNLEGELLQCFQLFSDVIHGAFFRRCTVYTQSLATLPNNN